The following DNA comes from Diceros bicornis minor isolate mBicDic1 chromosome 7, mDicBic1.mat.cur, whole genome shotgun sequence.
GTAGACTTCTGTCTAAAATAACAAAGAAAGCAAAACCACTGGTCTGATTAACAAGGAAGTTTTTCATCTGTCCCTTCTCTGGATCGTTGTCTACAGGTTCAGTCTTTAACCTGATATACACTAGGAACTTGCCCTGCCTCCCAGACTTCAGGCATATGTCACTGGGACCCCTTAGGAAAGAGCAGAAGAATGACTTTGCCCCGGATCTGCTTGGTCTTTACTCCATAGACAATAGGGTTGAGTGCAGGTGGGATGATTACATAAAGGTTGGCAAACATAATGTGAAAAGTATGGGGGATATTATGCCCAAAGCGATGTGCAAGGATGGAGAAGAATGCTGGTATATAGAACATGAGGATAGCACAGACATGGGAACCACAGGTGCCAAGAGCCTTCTGACGGGCAACACGGGATGGGAGCTGAAAGATAGCATGGAGGATGAGGGTGTAGGAGACAGCAATTAGGATCACATCTGTAATCACCGTCATGATGGGAACACAAAGCCCATACCATATATTGACGGAGATGTCAGCACAGGCAAGCCGGGCAACACCTATGTGCTCACAGTATGTATGAGGGATGATATGTGTCCTGCAGAAGGGTAGATGATTTACAAGGAAAACACATGGAACAAAAACACAGAAACTTCTAAAGGAAAGTCCCACAACAATTTTGACAATAGTCGTGGGGGTCAGAATAGTGGTATATCTTAAGGGTGAGCAGATGGCCACGAAGCGGTCAAACGCCATTGCCAACAGTACAGCTGAATCCAAGACAAAGCTGTAGTGCAGAAAGAATAATTGGGTGAGGCAACCGGGAAAACTGATCTTCTGGGGACCAAGCCAGAAGATGGTAAGCATTTTGGGGACACATGTGGTAGACAATGTCAGGTCAGTAATGGCCAacatagaaaggaaaaagaacatgGGTACATGAAGACTATGCTCCACGGCAATGAGGTAGAGAAGGATACTATTGCCCACAATGGCCACAAAATAGATAAGGCAGAAGGGAATGCTGATCCAGACATGGTACTGCTCAAGTCCAGGGATGCCCAAAAGGGTGAAGGCATCTGTGTTGTAGCTACTTAGGTTGTAAAGGACCATTGAGGTCTGATGAATAGCTTCTATATCCTAAAAACAAATTATGTATAATGAACACGAAAAAATTGTATGATAATTACTTTCTCCACCCTCTCCTTATGGCAAGCTCTCCTCTTTCCTATCTGCCAAGAAAGAACTTCCTATTCCTATTAAGAGCAATGCTCATCACTTCAAGAAAGATTCCCCAGACCCAATACTCCTGGCACTAATCACTCATTCACTCTTAGAATCTTCTTCAAACTACATAAAATGCTATTCCCATTTTAATGACTGGATTTGCCCTGGATTAATGTAATTTGTTGCTGTATAGATGTGAGTATGGAGAAAAACAATCTAAccacatgcagaaatagaaagaaacttaaaaaagtgGGGCACAAttgagaaaataagaagaaaattaacaattccagactcctactatgtgctaggctcttataaagtattatctcattttaaacaATCTTCTGAGATACCTATTTTTAtccctccccccctttttttttttagtagaaacTGAAACTCTAAGAGAGAATCTTACCTCAGATCTCGTCTTTAGTAACTGGCAGAGCCAAGATCATTAGATTCCACAGCCAGTACTCTTTCATGCTGCTGTCACACACCAGGTGACTGCCTCAACACACTGTTAGATGCCAAGAATTGAGAAGATACAGAGATGTAGAGATGTAGAGAAGGGTCTAAGGAAAAACATAACACTGGAACTGTAATTTGTCCAGCACATTCAACCCTACCCTAGTTGCTGTGATTTTCCTGATACCCCTGACACTATGGAGCCTTGGGATTTGCAGATCAGAATGTTGTCTGAGACTGTGATGTTTGATGTCTCACCATGAATCTGAGAATGGATATGTAGCTTAGCCTCCAGCCGACTCTTAGAATTTAATGTGGAAATTAGTTCAAGTGTGCTTCTGATAAACACAGCGCTGACCTTTAATGGAAACAATATAgaatttatatattctaaattatAGGTCAAGATAAAGGCAAATAAGCTACTGCATAACAAGAGTTAATATTTTCTGAGACCCTTCAATATACTACACAAATCTAAAGCTCTTTTCAAGAAATcacttctaggggctggcccggtggcgcaagcggttaagtgcgcgcgctccgctgcggcggcccggggttcgctggttcggatcccgggcgcgcaccgacgcactgcttggcaagccatgctgtggcggcgtcccatataaagtggaggaagatgggcacggatgttagcccagggctgtcttcctcagcaaaaaaagaggaggattggcggatgttagcatagggctgatctcctcacaaaaaaaaaaaaagaaatcacttctATAAACCTCTTAACAAACCTATGAGATAGGTAAGAAtgttatccactttttaaatatgcagaaactaagggagagagaagttgagtaacttgcctaaggccacacaaTGAGGAAACAGTAGAGCTCAGAATCAAAGCCAAGGAGTCTTTTCCTAGACTCCTGTGCACGTAACCAAAAATCTTTTTTGAGTATATGGCAAATAGTATACACATGATATCTGTGTAgcaaaagatataaaattaagTCACATAGAGAAAACTGTATGCGTAAAACAAATTAGCAGCATAAAATCAAGCATATCACTTACAATTTTAAATGTAGATTATTTAAACTCCTCTACTTAAAAGCATAGATATGAATGAAGTCTGTTAAACTAAAATCCAATTGTATGTTGCTCACATGAGAAAGACCTAAAACAAAATGACCCTGAAAGGATTAAACAAAAGGATAGACAAGTATACTTCAGACAAATTTAAATACAAAGGAAGCAAGCCCAGCAAAATGaaaatcataaaaaggaaaatttaatttaaaaagcattaaatgAAGCAAAAGATAATTTGTACTATTAAAATGAACACTCCTTAATGAAGGTATATGTCATACCACCTCCAGACATCTCTTCTTAGCactcttatttaaaataaatgctcCTTAGCAACAATCTATTCATTTAcaaactttctctcttttcttattaTCTTTCACAGACTTACTTATAATTCCATTGATTCTTTAAAGACACATTTATAACTATTAGCTGCAGCAAATTTAACATCCTTGTCACTCACCTACCCAAAACTTTTTCCTCAAAGTAGCATAATATCATCCTCCATGGCTTTACTTTGGTATTGAAGGTCAGCCACCCAATTCCAGGGCCATGTCTTGGAAATACTGTAACCTAACATTGACTAATCTCATAAATCACAAATTCAGACATTCTACTTTGTGTCTGTTCGCTTATGTGGTTCACTTATTACCAATTTGTTCTTCAGTCAACAACTTTGAGCCCTCTAGGGCATTGACTTTTTCACTACTATTCATTCAGCACCCAAGTGTCTTTGCATTCCTCTTTATCTAGGTTAAATTCTATGATTCATCATTTCAACCACTTTTACAAACATTTGCTTGCCCTAGCTCCACTGACCTTCCATCACATATGTGTGGCAAAACTCAATTCCTAGATTAATCAATCTAATATGTATTCTAGGTCATTATGGAAAAACACTTCTTAACTAGGCATATGGGCAAGCTAGGCTTGCCCTAGCTCCACTGACCTTCCATCACATATGTGTGGCAAAACTCAATTCCTAGATTAATCAATCTAATATGTATTCTAGGTCATTATGGGAAAAACACTTCTTAACTAGGCATATGGGTATTCCCATGATTTCATGATCATCATCCTTAAACTTAACGCTTGACAAGCCCAGTGTTTCAATAACATGATCTTGTTCAACTCAATCTCCATCTACGACTTTCCTCCAAGCACAACCACCATTTTCAACTCCCTCTTTCTTAAcaggtaattttttaattttatttctcagaaAAATTAGAAGCCATTAGATATGAAACCATGTAAGAAAGCATCACATctgtatacttatatatatttcaatatctAGTCtctacctgttttttttttcttgctacaATTGGGAGGGAAAAAAGTCTCTTTCACATCTGGGGCCAAAAACAAATGCATACCCTCTATCTCAAGTCTTCCCACCTTGTCAGGTATCTtctattatcatttattttctttcttaccttTGTCTTCAAtctagtcttttaaaaattctgct
Coding sequences within:
- the LOC131408061 gene encoding olfactory receptor 52H1-like, which codes for MVLYNLSSYNTDAFTLLGIPGLEQYHVWISIPFCLIYFVAIVGNSILLYLIAVEHSLHVPMFFFLSMLAITDLTLSTTCVPKMLTIFWLGPQKISFPGCLTQLFFLHYSFVLDSAVLLAMAFDRFVAICSPLRYTTILTPTTIVKIVVGLSFRSFCVFVPCVFLVNHLPFCRTHIIPHTYCEHIGVARLACADISVNIWYGLCVPIMTVITDVILIAVSYTLILHAIFQLPSRVARQKALGTCGSHVCAILMFYIPAFFSILAHRFGHNIPHTFHIMFANLYVIIPPALNPIVYGVKTKQIRGKVILLLFPKGSQ